From Candidatus Bathyarchaeia archaeon, a single genomic window includes:
- the glgB gene encoding 1,4-alpha-glucan branching protein GlgB, whose protein sequence is MSGLIMGRPTVRDEEILRIINFEESNPHVILGPHKFRSEGEEVVSVRAYLPRAAKAWVNTGDESTKKRLEMTPIHPSGFYEAQLPANYITENYVIEFIDLSGYIEMREDPYRFEPEITSYDLWLLGEGKHYKSYEKLGAHIVNRGGVEGVRFAVWAPNAQSVSVVGDFNHWAVGVHPMKALGVSGVWELFIPRLREGEPYKYAVKSRFDVRVRLKGDPYAFRAEGRPRTASLVTELEDYRWGDDGWLLSRASKNWLEEPLSIYEVHLGSWRRKSRGEGANFLNYREIADQLVPYVKEMGFTHIELLPVMEHPLDRSWGYQISYYFSPTSRYGSPKDFMYFVDKCHQEGIGVILDWVPAHFPKDDFALAMYDGTHLYEHSDPRRGEHPDWGTLIFNYGRNEVKNFLISSALFWLDKYHVDGLRIDAVASMLYLDYSRRNGEWLPNKYGGRENLEAIEFLKELNEVVHKMHPYALMIAEESTTWLGVTKPTYSSGLGFDFKWNMGWMHDALTYFSKDPIFRSYHHNIITFSLIYAFSENFILVLSHDEVVYGKRALLSKMPGDEWQKFANLRLLLGYMFTHPGKKLLFMGGEFGQWNEWWFERELDWDLLSRPPHAKLRLYVSDLNKIYREEKALHELDHHPSGFEWIDCNDTSQSVISYLRRSKHGDLLAVVCNMTPVPRCNYRIGVPKMGYWAELLNSDAKEYGGSGVGNLGGLHSENIPWHGRPFSLNLTLPPLGILVFKLENRWKSKP, encoded by the coding sequence ATGTCAGGGCTAATCATGGGGCGGCCAACCGTCAGAGATGAAGAGATACTGCGCATAATTAACTTCGAAGAGTCAAATCCGCATGTCATCCTAGGCCCACATAAATTTCGGTCCGAGGGTGAGGAGGTAGTCTCTGTCAGGGCTTATCTTCCAAGGGCAGCCAAGGCTTGGGTAAACACCGGGGACGAGAGTACTAAAAAACGCCTAGAGATGACGCCCATCCACCCATCCGGCTTCTATGAAGCTCAGCTACCAGCAAATTATATCACAGAAAACTACGTGATAGAATTTATAGATTTATCAGGTTACATTGAGATGCGAGAAGACCCTTACAGGTTTGAGCCTGAGATAACAAGTTATGACCTTTGGCTTCTTGGGGAGGGTAAACATTACAAGAGCTACGAGAAATTAGGGGCTCACATAGTCAACAGAGGCGGTGTGGAGGGGGTGAGGTTCGCGGTTTGGGCGCCGAATGCACAAAGCGTAAGTGTCGTGGGGGATTTCAACCATTGGGCCGTCGGAGTTCACCCTATGAAAGCACTCGGTGTCTCAGGTGTCTGGGAGTTATTCATCCCAAGGTTGAGGGAAGGGGAACCCTACAAATACGCAGTAAAGTCTAGGTTCGACGTTCGTGTGAGATTGAAAGGGGACCCCTACGCTTTCAGAGCGGAAGGAAGGCCTAGAACAGCCTCACTAGTTACCGAGTTGGAGGATTATAGGTGGGGGGACGATGGTTGGCTATTAAGTAGGGCTTCAAAGAACTGGCTCGAAGAACCACTCTCAATATATGAAGTCCACCTTGGCTCTTGGCGGAGGAAGAGCAGGGGAGAGGGGGCGAATTTTCTAAATTATAGAGAAATAGCAGACCAGCTTGTACCTTATGTTAAGGAGATGGGATTCACACACATAGAGCTTCTGCCAGTGATGGAGCATCCTCTCGATAGATCATGGGGGTATCAGATCTCATACTACTTCTCACCAACATCCAGATATGGGTCACCAAAAGACTTCATGTACTTCGTCGATAAGTGCCACCAAGAGGGGATAGGTGTCATATTGGACTGGGTTCCAGCGCACTTCCCCAAGGACGACTTCGCCTTAGCAATGTATGATGGCACCCACCTATACGAGCACTCTGACCCACGGCGTGGGGAGCATCCAGACTGGGGGACGCTGATATTTAATTACGGCAGGAATGAGGTTAAGAACTTTCTAATCTCCAGTGCTCTCTTCTGGTTGGATAAGTACCATGTAGACGGTCTCAGAATAGACGCGGTAGCTTCTATGCTATACTTGGACTACTCCAGGCGGAACGGTGAATGGCTGCCTAACAAGTATGGCGGCAGGGAAAATTTGGAGGCAATAGAATTCCTGAAGGAGCTGAACGAGGTTGTCCACAAGATGCACCCATACGCACTTATGATCGCTGAAGAGTCAACCACGTGGCTTGGCGTTACTAAGCCAACGTACTCTTCGGGGCTTGGGTTCGACTTTAAGTGGAACATGGGTTGGATGCATGATGCCCTTACATATTTCTCGAAAGACCCTATATTCAGAAGCTACCATCACAACATCATAACTTTTAGTTTGATCTATGCTTTCAGCGAGAACTTTATCCTAGTCCTCTCACATGATGAGGTAGTTTACGGCAAAAGGGCATTGCTGAGTAAGATGCCGGGGGATGAGTGGCAGAAATTCGCCAACCTTAGGCTTTTGCTCGGTTACATGTTCACACATCCAGGTAAAAAGCTCCTCTTCATGGGTGGCGAGTTCGGTCAATGGAATGAATGGTGGTTTGAGAGAGAACTCGACTGGGACTTACTTTCGAGGCCTCCCCACGCTAAACTACGGCTTTACGTGAGTGATCTAAACAAAATCTACCGTGAAGAAAAAGCTCTTCATGAATTGGATCATCACCCCTCAGGCTTCGAGTGGATAGACTGTAATGATACGTCTCAAAGTGTGATATCCTACCTGAGAAGGTCAAAGCATGGCGACCTCCTGGCTGTGGTGTGCAACATGACGCCAGTGCCGCGATGCAACTACAGGATAGGTGTCCCAAAAATGGGATACTGGGCTGAGCTACTTAACAGTGACGCGAAGGAATATGGCGGTAGTGGTGTGGGAAATCTGGGGGGCTTACACTCAGAGAACATCCCTTGGCATGGAAGGCCCTTCTCGCTGAATCTCACACTGCCACCCCTCGGTATTCTGGTGTTCAAGTTAGAGAATCGCTGGAAGTCTAAACCGTAG